A single genomic interval of Anopheles marshallii chromosome 2, idAnoMarsDA_429_01, whole genome shotgun sequence harbors:
- the LOC128706975 gene encoding Y+L amino acid transporter 2 — protein MPLKQRNAVLELHSPTEDNLVSPSVGSVATDFGSIAEDGTGTVAPADKAAPSGQEKDKVKMKQSLGLLEGVAIILGIILGSGIFISPKGVLQEVGSVGTSLVVWVLCGVLSMIGALCYAELGTAIPKSGGDYAYIYEAYGPLPAFLYLWDATVIFVPSTNAIMGLTFASYVFQPLFAAGCSVPTIGLQLFAAVTICALTYINAYDVRVTTKMQNVFMFTKIGALVLVIVVGVIWMAVADGGMDNFDNAFQGTETDPGKISVAFYSGIFSYAGWNYLNFMTEELRDPYKNLPRAIYISLPLVTAIYALANMAYVAVLTPQAILASDAIAVTFAQRAMSYGAFVMPILVAIAAFGGLSVHIMTSSRMCFVGARNGHMPEILSHINVNRFTPMPSLVFLCALSLLYLFISDVYVLITYSSIVETFFIMLSVSAVLYFRYTRPDIHRPIRVPLWVPTLFVIICAFLLVVPCYVAPYEVGMGVTLTLAGIPVYYIGVAWKHKPKAFTDALAQVTQFCQKMFMTAKEEADVDE, from the exons ATGCCGCTGAAGCAACGAAACGCAGTGTTGGAGCTGCACTCTCCGACGGAAGACAATCTGGTATCGCCGAGCGTTGGCTCGGTCGCAACCGATTTCGGTTCGATCGCGGAAGATGGTACGGGTACGGTGGCGCCCGCCGATAAGGCAGCACCGTCCGGCCAGGAAAAGGATAAGGTGAAAATGAAGCAATCGCTCGGGCTGCTGGAGGGTGTCGCCATCATTTTGGGCATCATCCTTGGCTCGGGTATCTTCATTTCGCCCAAGGGTGTCCTACAAGAGGTTGGATCGGTCGGGACGTCACTGGTGGTGTGGGTGCTGTGCGGCGTGTTGTCCATGATCGGTGCGCTCTGTTATGCAGAGCTAGGGACTGCCATTCCCAAGTCTGGTGGTGATTACGCCTACATCTACGAAGCTTACGGGCCACTGCCAGCGTTTCTGTACCTTTGGGACGCTACTGTGATATTTGT TCCGAGCACAAATGCGATCATGGGCCTAACGTTTGCGAGCTACGTGTTCCAACCGCTGTTCGCAGCCGGTTGTTCTGTACCGACGATAGGCTTGCAGCTGTTCGCTGCCGTTACCATCTGCGCCCTTACCTATATCAACGCCTACGACGTGCGGGTGACGACTAAGATGCAGAACGTGTTCATGTTCACCAAGATCGGTGCACTAGTGCTGGTGATAGTGGTTGGCGTCATCTGGATGGCGGTGGCCGATGGTGGTATGGACAATTTTGATAACGCGTTCCAGGGCACGGAAACTGATCCGGGCAAAATCTCGGTCGCCTTCTACTCCGGCATCTTCTCCTACGCTGGCTG GAACTATCTCAACTTCATGACCGAGGAGTTGCGCGATCCGTACAAGAACCTGCCCCGGGCGATTTATATTTCCCTGCCCCTGGTGACGGCCATCTATGCGCTGGCAAATATGGCGTACGTGGCCGTCCTGACGCCGCAAGCCATTTTGGCCTCCGACGCCATTGCCGTG ACGTTCGCCCAGCGAGCCATGAGCTATGGGGCGTTCGTGATGCCTATACTGGTGGCTATAGCCGCGTTCGGAGGGCTTTCCGTGCACATTATGACATCGTCCCGCATGTGCTTCGTGGGTGCCCGCAATGGTCACATGCCAGAAATTCTGTCCCATATCAATGTCAACCGCTTCACGCCAATGCCGTCACTCGTGTTTCTG TGTGCACTATCGCTGTTGTATCTGTTTATCAGCGACGTGTATGTCCTTATCACCTACAGCAGTATCGTGGAAACGTTCTTCATCATGCTGTCGGTCAGTGCGGTTCTATACTTCCGATACACCCGGCCCGATATTCATCGGCCTATTCGGGTGCCGCTATGGGTGCCAACGTTGTTTGTCATCATCTGTGCATTTTTACTGGTCGTACCATGCTACGTGGCACCCTACGAAGTTGGCATGGGTGTCACACTAACGCTGGCCGGTATTCCGGTCTACTACATCGGTGTGGCCTGGAAGCATAAGCCCAAAGCGTTCACCGACGCACTAGCGCAGGTAACGCAATTTTGCCAGAAAATGTTCATGACCGCCAAGGAGGAGGCCGACGTAGATGAGTAG